In Mycolicibacterium aubagnense, the DNA window GTTGCCGCCCATGGCATATCGACCACCGTGCTCCAAGAACCATTGGGCCCCCTGGAACAGGCAGGTGTACGTCGGCGAATACTTGTCGAGCAGCGCGGTGGTCGGTCTGAGCAGTTCCATCGACCGCACCAGGGCGGTCTGGTTGGCGCCGACGGCATCGATGCCCGCCTGGGAAAAGCCGACGGCAGACAACAGCAGACCGTCGAGTTCTTTCGACTGGCCGGCGATGGTGGTGGCGGTGGTCGAGAACGAATCAAGGGTGGACACGATGTCCTGCGCCGCAGTCGAATACGCCTGAGCGGTCTGGCCGAACAACTGCCAGTCCTTGCGCACCGTGTCCATGCGCGGATTCACCGCGAGCAGCACCTGGTTCGCATCGGTGATGGCCTGCCCGATGACTTCGCCCTTGCCCCGTAGTGATTCGGCCACCGCCGAGAGCACTGAGTTGAGCTTCGTCGGGTCGATGACCTGCACCACCGACTGCAGATTCTCGAACACCGTGTTGACCTCGACCGTCACGTTCCGCGACTGCAGCACCGCACCTGACCGGAGATGGCCTGCGCTGGGGCCGCTCGCAGGCACGTTGAGCTCGACATACTTGGCGCCGAATGCGGTACTGGACCTGATCTGCGCTTCGACATTGCCGGGCAGTTGTGCGAAGGGTCTCGGATACATTCGCAGTTTCAGCGTCGAAAGTACGTGTCCCGCAGTGTCTGTCCGGCTGCCGATCGATTCTACTTCGCCGATCTGTACACCCCGGAGTTTCACCTTCGCGCCATCTTCCATCACCAGGCCGGCACGGTCGGACACCAGAGTCAGTGGCACGAATCCCTTGAGTGATCCGGAGAAGAACAGCCACGTCATCGTGGTCATGGCGACGACCGCCAGCACCAGCACCGGCGCCCACCAGATCGGGTCGATCTGCTCACGCCGAGTTCCGTTGTTTCCCTTTGCCATCGGAGTTCAGCCCGCCAAGTGGAAGTTGCCGGACTGCCCGTAGACGGACAGCGTGATGGTGAGCAGGATGAACACGCCGGCGGTGATCGAGGTACGCACCGCGCGGCCGACGGCCTCACCGACACCGGCCGGCCCGCCCGTCGCGGTGAAGCCGTAGTAGGTGTGCACTGCCATCACCGCGGCGGCCATGGCGAGTGCCTCGAAGAAGGACCAGGCGAGATCGTTCGGGTGCAGAAATGTCGTGAAGTAGTGGTCGTAGACGCCCCGCGACTGGCCGTAGATGATCGTCGTCCCGAACCGGGTGGCCAGGAACGACATCAGCACCGCGACGGTGTAAATCGGGACGACGGCCACCACACCGGCGACGATCCGGGTCGCCGCGAGGTAGGTGACGACGCGGATGCCCATCACTTCCAGGG includes these proteins:
- a CDS encoding MCE family protein, whose product is MAKGNNGTRREQIDPIWWAPVLVLAVVAMTTMTWLFFSGSLKGFVPLTLVSDRAGLVMEDGAKVKLRGVQIGEVESIGSRTDTAGHVLSTLKLRMYPRPFAQLPGNVEAQIRSSTAFGAKYVELNVPASGPSAGHLRSGAVLQSRNVTVEVNTVFENLQSVVQVIDPTKLNSVLSAVAESLRGKGEVIGQAITDANQVLLAVNPRMDTVRKDWQLFGQTAQAYSTAAQDIVSTLDSFSTTATTIAGQSKELDGLLLSAVGFSQAGIDAVGANQTALVRSMELLRPTTALLDKYSPTYTCLFQGAQWFLEHGGRYAMGGNGKSVIMDAALLAGADPYRFPDNLPVVNASGGPGGKPSCGSLPDVSKNFPVKYLVTDTGFGDGLDMRPNPGIGFPGFANYFPVTKPQPEPPRIRYPGGPAPGLPGVEMGEPQPAPGTP